GGGCTCGGCCAAACGGATCACCGCCGTGTGCCCGTACTTCGGCTACTCCCGCCAGGACCGCAAGGCGTCGGGGCGGGAGCCGATCACCGCCCGGCTGGTGTCGGACATGCTCCGCACGGCGGGAGCGCAGCGGATCGTGTCGGTCGACCTGCACTCCGGCCAGATCCAGGGCTTCTTCGAGGGCCCCTTCGACCACCTGCGGGCCATGCCCCTTCTCCTCGACTACATCCGGGACAACGTCGGCGCCGACCCGGTCATGGTGGCGCCCGACGCCGGCCGGGTGCGGGTGGCGGAGCAGTTCGGCCAGCACCTCGACGCCGACATCGCCTTCGTCCACAAGCGGCGGGAGACCAACGCGGCCAACGAGGTGCAGGCCCGCAGCGTGGCCGGCTCGGTCAAGGGCAAGCCCTGCATCCTCATCGACGACATGATCGACACCGCCGGGACCATGTGCGCCGCCGCCGAGCTCCTGGTGGCCCACGGCGCCACCGACGTGTGGGCCATGGCCACCCACGGCATCCTCTCCGACCCCGCCATCGACCGGCTCAAGAACGCCCCGATCTCCCGGGTGGTCGTCACCAACACCCTGCCCATGCCCCAGGACCGGATCTTCGACAAGCTCGAGGTCCTGTCGATCTCCTCCATCGTGGCCGCCGCCATCGACGCCATCTTCGAGGACACCTCGGTCTCGGAGATATTCGGCGGTGAGAACCAGGCCTGAACCAGGCCTGAACGGCCGCCGCATATTTATGCACGGCGCTGAAATCGGAATCGGTGAAACACGACCAGGGGGCCGGGTAGGGCCAGGGGATAGAATCCCAGGGTTCTGGTTCCCAAGTCGTAGCGGAGCGCGCCCCCGATGCCCGAGATCACGATCGTCGCCGACACCGGCCGCAAGCCCGGCACCCGGCCCGCCGCCCGCCTGCGCCGGGAGGGGAAGATCCCGGCCGTCATCTACGGCCACGGCATCGACCCGATCGCCGTGGCCGTCGACGGCCGTGAGCTCCGGACCGCCCTGTCCACCGACGCCGGGGTCAACGCCCTGCTGTCGCTGTCGGTCGACGGCCAGAGCCACCTGACCATGGCCCGGGTCATCCAGCGCCATCCCGTCCGCCACACCGTGATCCACGTCGACTTCCAGGTCGTGCGCCGGGACGAGGTCATGAGCGTGGAGGTCTCCGTCACCCTCGTCGGGGAGGCGGAAGCCGTCCACCGCGGCGACGGGGTCGTGGCCCAGGAGCTGTACGCCCTGACCGTCAAGGCCACCCCCGACCGGATCCCCCACGCCATCGAGGTCGACATCTCCGCCCTCGAGGTGGGCGCCACCATCCGCGTGGGGGACCTGAAGCTGCCCCCGGGCGTCTCGACCGACGTCGATCCCGAGTCCC
This is a stretch of genomic DNA from Acidimicrobiales bacterium. It encodes these proteins:
- a CDS encoding 50S ribosomal protein L25; translation: MPEITIVADTGRKPGTRPAARLRREGKIPAVIYGHGIDPIAVAVDGRELRTALSTDAGVNALLSLSVDGQSHLTMARVIQRHPVRHTVIHVDFQVVRRDEVMSVEVSVTLVGEAEAVHRGDGVVAQELYALTVKATPDRIPHAIEVDISALEVGATIRVGDLKLPPGVSTDVDPESPVVVGQPPQAAAEMAAVEMEAAEEAAATPEGAAEAGGDAAAEGGDAAQGAEAGGGSESEA
- the prs gene encoding ribose-phosphate diphosphokinase; amino-acid sequence: GSAKRITAVCPYFGYSRQDRKASGREPITARLVSDMLRTAGAQRIVSVDLHSGQIQGFFEGPFDHLRAMPLLLDYIRDNVGADPVMVAPDAGRVRVAEQFGQHLDADIAFVHKRRETNAANEVQARSVAGSVKGKPCILIDDMIDTAGTMCAAAELLVAHGATDVWAMATHGILSDPAIDRLKNAPISRVVVTNTLPMPQDRIFDKLEVLSISSIVAAAIDAIFEDTSVSEIFGGENQA